A DNA window from Arachis duranensis cultivar V14167 chromosome 3, aradu.V14167.gnm2.J7QH, whole genome shotgun sequence contains the following coding sequences:
- the LOC107479204 gene encoding C-type lectin receptor-like tyrosine-protein kinase At1g52310, giving the protein MEVKPIALKLLVLTVAFLALLLGLSSSAALNETCGSLNRDTEAPCPTGWVIDPNKTKCFLHVGRPQSWNDSETCCNKYGGHLASLVSVQELQFAQSLCGEFINSCWIGGRNLNSTSGYQWMWSDNSQWNQSLFPLTDVPTNCKPSCRVNRTIDLCALMTNNSKSLLSERCENPYSFVCVLDIGRKCNHTHCHREYLIILSVVSALILSITLAVVVWLLVYKQGKKRRRSRKLSDPAASLPSWKVFTKDELRSITKNFSEGNRLVGDAKTGGTYSGVLPDGSKVAVKRLKRSSFQRKKEFYSEIGRVARLHHSNLVAVMGCCYDHGDRYIVYEFVANGPLDKWLHHIPRGGRSLDWAMRMKIATTLAQGIAFLHDKVKPQVVHRDIRASNVLLDEEFGAHLMGVGLSKFVPYEAMHERERTVMAGGTHGYLAPEFVYRNELTTKSDVYSFGVLLLEIVTGRRPAQPVDSMGWQSIFEWATPLVQANRYPELLDPHISSSSSSIIPEASTIQKVVDLVYSCTQHVPSMRPRMSHVVLQLQQFSQPPAK; this is encoded by the exons ATGGAAGTGAAACCCATAGCTCTGAAATTGCTAGTCCTTACTGTAGCTTTTCTGGCTCTTCTTCTTGGACTTTCCTCTAGTGCA GCACTTAATGAGACTTGCGGTTCGCTCAATCGAGATACTGAAG cacCATGCCCAACTGGTTGGGTTATAGATCCTAATAAGACCAAGTGTTTTCTCCATGTTGGGAGGCCTCAATCTTGGAATGATTCAGAGACCTGTTGCAATAAGTATGGTGGCCATTTAGCATCACTGGTATCGGTTCAGGAGCTACAATTTGCTCAGAGTCTATGCGGTGAATTTATAAATAGTTGCTGGATTGGTGGAAGAAATCTCAATTCTACATCTGGTTACCAATGGATGTGGTCTGACAATTCTCAATGGAATCAGTCCCTTTTTCCCTTGACTGATGTTCCAACCAACTGTAAACCATCTTGTCGTGTGAATAGAACTATCGATTTGTGTGCATTAATGACTAACAACTCAAAATCTCTCTTGAGTGAGAGATGCGAGAATCCTTATTCTTTTGTATGTGTACTTGATATAG GTAGGAAATGTAACCATACGCATTGCCACAGGGAATACCTTATCATCCTTTCAGTTGTGAGTGCATTGATACTCTCGATAACATTAGCCGTGGTGGTTTGGCTCCTTGTATATAAACAGGGCAAGAAAAGAAGGCGGTCTAGAAAGCTATCTGACCCAGCAGCTTCTCTTCCATCATGGAAAGTTTTTACTAAAGATGAATTAAGGTCTATTACAAAGAATTTCAGTGAAGGTAACCGTCTTGTTGGGGATGCCAAGACAGGTGGTACATACAGTGGGGTCCTACCAGATGGCTCAAAGGTTGCAGTTAAGAGATTAAAGAGGTCAAGCTTCCAACGTAAAAAGGAATTCTATTCAGAGATTGGCAGAGTTGCAAGGCTCCACCATTCAAATCTAGTAGCTGTGATGGGGTGCTGCTATGATCATGGTGATCGATATATTGTTTATGAGTTTGTAGCAAATGGGCCCTTAGATAAATGGCTACATCACATACCAAGAGGTGGCCGTAGCTTAGACTGGGCTATGAGGATGAAAATTGCCACGACGCTTGCTCAAGGGATTGC GTTTTTGCATGACAAGGTTAAGCCACAAGTTGTGCATCGAGATATACGAGCTAGTAATGTACTGCTAGACGAGGAGTTCGGAGCACACCTAATGGGAGTTGGCCTATCAAAGTTTGTACCATATGAAGCAATGCATGAGCGGGAGCGGACCGTGATGGCAGGGGGAACACACGGATATCTTGCTCCAGAGTTTGTGTATCGAAACGAGCTAACAACAAAGAGTGATGTCTATAGTTTTGGTGTCCTACTACTCGAAATAGTCACTGGGCGCCGACCTGCACAACCAGTTGATTCCATGGGTTGGCAGAGTATATTTGAATGGGCGACGCCCCTCGTGCAAGCAAATCGCTACCCTGAACTCTTGGATCCTCatatatcatcatcatcttcaagtATCATTCCAGAGGCTAGCACCATTCAGAAGGTGGTGGACCTTGTCTATTCTTGCACACAGCATGTCCCATCTATGCGCCCGAGAATGTCTCACGTTGTTCTTCAGTTACAACAGTTCTCCCAACCACCTGCAAAGTAA